GCAAGGGATTATCGCTGGGGAGCATCCGTTGGAAGCATATGGCCCTGGTGGGCTTATGGTTCGGCGGATTTCAGGCCCTGATGCCTACGGCAGGTTATTATTTGGGAACGTTTTTTACCGACATCATCACGTCGTATAATTACTGGATCGCCTTCGCCCTCCTGACCTTGATCGGCGGCAATATGATCAAGGAATCCTTTGAGGCGGAAGACTGTCCCGACGCGAACATGGCCGTGCCGGCTATGTTCGCCTTGGCCGTCGCGACGAGCATCGATGCGTTAGCCGTCGGCGTCACCTTCGCCTTCATGAACGTATCCATTATACCGGCCGCCCTGTCTATCGGCTGCGTCACCTTCGCCTGTTCCGCCGTCGGCGTAAAAGCCGGCAGCCTGTTCGGACTTAAATATAAATCCAAGGCGGAGAGAGTCGGCGGGGCCGTCCTGATTCTCATCGGCTTAAAAATCCTCCTGGAAGGACTGCAAATTTTATAAGGCTTCATATAAAAACTGCCGCTAAGTACAGCATAACTGTTGCTTAGCGGCAGTTTTTATATTATGTAGTTTCTTCCGTACGCTGTTCAGCCGTTTCTTCCGGCTTAGGCGTTTTCTTCTTTTTCCGCGGGTTATACCGGTTCATGCCGACGT
This region of Megasphaera stantonii genomic DNA includes:
- a CDS encoding manganese efflux pump MntP family protein, whose product is MNGLELLLLALGLSMDAFAVSVCKGLSLGSIRWKHMALVGLWFGGFQALMPTAGYYLGTFFTDIITSYNYWIAFALLTLIGGNMIKESFEAEDCPDANMAVPAMFALAVATSIDALAVGVTFAFMNVSIIPAALSIGCVTFACSAVGVKAGSLFGLKYKSKAERVGGAVLILIGLKILLEGLQIL